Part of the Campylobacter concisus genome is shown below.
GCTCGCGGACGAAAATTGCGTTAGCAATTTGAGCTCTGCTGAAGCGTCCGAATTTCTTGTTGGATTTTTTCAAAAAAGTGGTCGATTTTTTTTCGCGAGTTCCCTTTTAACATCTTTTTAAAAACCTTTTCTTATCTTTTAGGTGTTCGCTAGAGCCGATGGTGTCGAGCTTGACAAGGGGTATATAGCAACAGATTTCTCACGATATAGCAACAGATTTCTCACTGATATAGCAACAGATTTCTCACGATATAGCAACAGATTTCTCACGATAAGGGGATAGATTTTCCGCGATAAGGGTAGAGATTTCTCACTTATAAAAAACAACATAATTATTGACAAGTTGTTTTAAAAATAGCTATAATAGCAACAATACAATAATAAGGTTGTTTAATGAACGAAGTTGTAAAGTATTCAAACGAACTACACGAGCTAAAATTTAATTCACTGAATGAAGCGCAGCAAAACGTATTCTTTACCCTTTTGCAGCAGTTTAGAAAGGCTAGCGGCGACACGCTAGAGCTTGATTTTAACAAGCTTTTCGAGCTGGCTCAAATATCGCAGGGAACGAATTACCGCAAAGAGATTTTAGACAAAATAGGCAAGCTTCAAGAGTTTAAATTTCGCTATCAAATTAACGAACTAGGAGACCTAAGACAAGACGTTATTTTTCCAAGTATAGAAACCGATAGTAAAAACAAAGTCTTGAGAATTAGAGTATCGCAAGGCTTTAAAGAAAGGTATATTAATAGCCCACTAAAAGGCTGGACTAGATACGAGCTAGCGGAGTTTGTAAATCTTAGTGGCACATACACAAAAACAATCTACCGCTATTTAAAGCAATATCGCCAAACTGGACGCTGGTGCATTCGATACGATGATTTTAAAGAGCTTTTGGGTATTCCAGAGAATTACAAGGCTGGAAATATCGACCAACGAATTTTAAAACCTACAATCAAAGAGTTATCGGCAGAGCGCAACCTTTTTGATATGCGCCGCACACCTTTTCAAAAACTATCAGTCCGAAAATTTAAAAAAGGACGAGAGATTGAAACGCTAGAATTTACTTTTATGCCGCAGCCCGTTTCAGAGCTTGAAAAGGACGAGAAAGAGAACGAAAGAAATCTAGCAACTATTGCGAGAGATATCCAAAGAGAAGAGAGGCTGCGATCTTTGAAACGAAACAAAATCGACGAGCTAAAACCCTACCTTTTCCAAAGCGTCAGAGTTAAAAATCCAAACACTCAAGAATATGACACCCTAAAAATTATTGAGCTAAATTACAACCAAGATAAAATCAAAGCCAAGCTAAAAAATTCTGATGATGACTACATAACCGAAATGACTTTTGAGAGCATAAAACACCTACAAAATTTCTTAGGTTTTTAGTCAGATAAAAATACGGAGATTTTAAAATGAGAGTAACTTCAATACACATAACAACCACAGCAAAGCATAGCACTATTAATGCGATAGAAACACTAATAAGAGATATTGACCCACAAGCGTCTATATCATACTATGACCCACGCATAGATATAACAGAGAAAGACGCAAATAATCTAAGAGAAACCCTAATGAAGGTATTGCTGGGAGAAATGGATTTTTATAGCTTTGATGAGATGAAAAGCCACTCGAGCAAGAGCCTAGAGAATATAAAAGTCGAAAGTGGAGAAGTAATTTTTACCGCAAATTTTAATAATCAGCTAAATGAAATTTTGACTACTCTTGCAGAGGCAAGCGCAGAAAAGGC
Proteins encoded:
- a CDS encoding replication initiation protein produces the protein MNEVVKYSNELHELKFNSLNEAQQNVFFTLLQQFRKASGDTLELDFNKLFELAQISQGTNYRKEILDKIGKLQEFKFRYQINELGDLRQDVIFPSIETDSKNKVLRIRVSQGFKERYINSPLKGWTRYELAEFVNLSGTYTKTIYRYLKQYRQTGRWCIRYDDFKELLGIPENYKAGNIDQRILKPTIKELSAERNLFDMRRTPFQKLSVRKFKKGREIETLEFTFMPQPVSELEKDEKENERNLATIARDIQREERLRSLKRNKIDELKPYLFQSVRVKNPNTQEYDTLKIIELNYNQDKIKAKLKNSDDDYITEMTFESIKHLQNFLGF
- a CDS encoding type II toxin-antitoxin system RelE/ParE family toxin yields the protein MRVTSIHITTTAKHSTINAIETLIRDIDPQASISYYDPRIDITEKDANNLRETLMKVLLGEMDFYSFDEMKSHSSKSLENIKVESGEVIFTANFNNQLNEILTTLAEASAEKAADFQNGLLEKISSVPSDPFRYRMNQVFGRKDISDLFFQDYIIPFRFRYRILVEILGIYKGNRYRM